GATCTCCTCTTTGCTAATGGGGCTGCTGCTGATTCTCAGCTTACAGCACCTCTCTGCCTCTGACCGCGCCGCTTACAGAGAAGCACAGACCGCCGCAGATCGCTGTCAGAATGCTCTGAGCGCGAACCCCGTTGCAGAGCGTAATCGTGATGGAGCCCCGTCCTCTGCACTCTGTGCCCTGCTCGATCCTACTCTGGCTCGCGCCTTGGCCCAGGCCGGCCCAAACGATCTCATCCCTGTGATCGTCGTCCTGCGAGAACAGGCGGAGCCTGAAGCGGTAGTTCGCTTGGCAGCGTCCCCGGCTCAGGCCCGTGCGCGTCTCATCGTCAACCTGCGGGCGCTAGCCGATCGCGCGCAGGCCCCCCTACAAGCCTATCTGGAAGCCGAACGCGTCGCTGGACGGGTGACGGAGTACATCCCTTTCTGGATTTTCAACGGCCTCACTGTCCGTGCCCGCCCCGAGGTCATTCGAGCACTGGCAGCCCGCCCCGAAATCGCTATTATCCGCCTGGATCAATATCGACAGTGGATCCCTACCCCATCTCCTCTCTCTCACCCTTCTCCTGCTCTACAAGAGAGGGAAGGGAATATCGCTAAAAGCAGTGGAGACGAGGCAAGGACCGAGTGGAATCTCATCCGCATTCGCGCGCCCGAAGTCTGGGCCAGCCTGGGTATCTCCGGCACTGGTGTGGTCGTGGCGGGGATGGACACAGGCGCAGATTGGCTTCACCCGGCTCTTCAGGCCAATTATCGAGGCTATAATCCTCGTGGCCCCGCCCGACATTGGGGCAATTGGTATGATCCTGTCACCAGATCATTGTATCCAATAGACGATCACGGTCACGGCACCCACACTCTGGGCATCGCCGTTGGCCGAGAGGGGATTGGCATCGCACCAGGCGCCCGCTGGATCGGTGTCAAGGTCCTAGACCGTCGTGGCTATGGTTATGATTCCTGGATTCACGCTGGTTTTCAATGGCTCCTAGCCCCTAACAATGACCCTACCTTGGCTCCTGATGTGGTCAACTGCTCTTGGGGAAGTGAGGACGCCACGTCCACCATCTTTCAGAATGACCTTCGTGTACTACGTGCCGCCGGCATCTTCGTCGTCTTCGCTAATGGCAATCGGGGCCCCGGGCCGAGGACGGTCCTCTCTCCTGCCTCGCTCCCTGAGGCCTTCGCCGTCGGCGCCACCGACGGCGAAGATCGTATCGCCTCCTTCTCCAGCCGAGGGCCCTCCCCCTGGGGCGAGATACGACCTCACGTCGTTGCGCCAGGCGTCGCCGTTCGCTCTGCTCTTCCGGGCGGAGTTTATCACGCAATGAGCGGCACCTCCATGGCGTCTCCCCATGTTGCGGGTTTGGTGGCACTTCTCCGCTCCGTCAACTCGACGCTGGACATCACCCAAACTGCCTTCCTCATCACCAGCACCGCCATTCCGCTGAGCAGTGCTGTATCCAACAATGACGCCGGCTGGGGACGGATAGACGCCTTCGCCGCCGTGGCCTCGCTGATGAACGCTGGAGTGGTTCAGGGGATGGTTGTCCGGGCAGGGGATGGGGCTCCCATTCCCGGCGCAACTGTCACTGCAGCCTTCCACGGCAACGGAGGGGGGGGATCCGCAACAACCGACGGATCTGGCCGCTACCGCCTTTCCCTGGCTCCTGGCCCCTATGACTTAACTGTTCGCGCTTTCGGCTATGCATCCACCACTCTCTACGGGGTCATCATCACCCCCGGCGCCACCGTAACGGCCAACTTCGTCCTAACCCCCCTTCCTACTGGCATTCTGCGGGTTTCTGTGACCGATGGAGCCACCGGCGCGCCTCTCATCGCAACTCTCACAGTGCTGGATACTCCTCTGGAAACGGTCGCCTCGACAGCCGAGTTTGTCCTACCCGCCGGAATATATGCCATTCGCGCTCGCGCGCTGGGACATTACGTCATCACGACTACCGCTCAGGTAACTCCTGAGAAGGTCGTCGCGATCACCCTGGCGCTTCCTCCCGCTCCCTCTATCTTACTGGTGGACTCTGGCGCCTGGTACTATGGGAGCCAGATCGCCTACTATCGCCAGGCACTGGACGACTTGTCCTTGGCCTATGACGAGTGGATCATCCGCCAACCGCCCGACGACACTCCTACCGCCGATGTCCTAGCCCCCTACGATGTCGTCATCTGGAGCGCGCCGCAGGATGCCCCAGGCTATATCGGCGCGCAAGACGCCATCACGACCTACCTCTCGGCAGGTGGACGGCTCTTCCTGAGCGGGCAAGACATCGGCTTTCTGGATGCCTGGATGCCGTACTATGAAAAATACCTAAAAGCCCGCCTGGTGGAAGATACCAGCAACCTCTGGACGCTAAAGGGGCTTCCCGGCGGCCCCTTCTTCAGCCTGACGCTAAGCATCGCCGGTCCAGGCGGAGCCGACAATCAACAATCTCCTGACGTGATCACTCCTGCTGACCTCGACGCTGCCATCCCCATCCTGGCCTATGCGGAGGATGGCTATGGAGGCATCGCTGCCGGCACCTGCCTGAATTACCGTGCCATCTACCTCTCCTTCGGCTTCGAAGCCATCCACGACCGGGAGACTCGTCGGGAGGTGATGCGTCGAGCTCTGGATTGGCTGACTGCCCCTGCTCCTGACGTGGGCTTGGAACTACGCGTGGTAGGGGCAATGCGTACGTCGTACCGACATACCGCCATCGGCCCGCCCGGCACCGTCGTCACCCATAAACTGCGCGTTCGGAATACTGGGCGCGGCTCTACTCCGGATATTGTGAACCCAATCTTAGAAGGAGCGGATTGGCTCACGCGCTTAAGCGCGTCGTACCTCAGCCTTCCCGCTTGCACTTCAGCTACGTTGACGGTCAGCGTCACCGTCCCGACGATCGCGACCTGGAATGCTCATGATGTTCTCACCTTGACTCTCCGTTCCACTATTTCCTCATCCTTGAGCGCGACGGCTATCCTGACCAGCAAGGCCCCAGCGCCGATCCTCTTAGTGGATGACGACCGCTGGTATGAGCAGGTCGAGAAGTACCGCTCGGCAATGGAGACTGCTGGCCTCCCTTATGATCTGTGGGAGACCCATGCGGCACTAGGGAGCGGGGGACAGGGCAGCCCACCCGCCGAGATCCTACGATGGTATCCAATCATCGTCTGGTGGACAGGATATGACTGGTATGAACCAGTGAACGCTCAAGAGGAGCTTGCACTGATGACATATCTGAAGGAGGGTGGGCGGTTATTCCTGACCTCCCAGGATTTCCTGTACTATCATACTTCCAGTCCCCTCCGCCCCCTTCTAGGCGTGTTAACACACACAGAGGACGTGACGCCGACAGTTGCGATGGTCGTTCCGGAGAACCCCGTCGGACTCAGAGGGGGTCCCTGGCCGTTGACCTATCCATACCGAAACTTCTCAGACGGATTGGTGCCAACACCGGGGACGGCCGTCGCTTTACGAGATGAGATCTGGCGGGGCATCGGCCTAGCTCGCCGAGGTATTCCCAAGAAAGGGTTTGCGCCTCCAGAGGCAACGGTTTTCTTCTCCTTCCCATGGGAGACGCTGCCAGAAGAAGCACGGTCGGCTGTAATAAGGCAAGTGGTGGGCTACCTCTCTTGGCTAGGGGGATCGTCCTTCTTTGCTGACCGGGGCGCAGCGTCTGCCGGGGCGACCATCAACTACACCCTTCGCCTGCTGAACGACGGCCCGATACCGATCATTGCGGCCGTCTCCAATGCCTTCCCGTCCGACCTGGGTACGGCCCCAACACTGGTATGGACGGGGACGCTGTCCCCTGGCGAGCCATTGACCTTCATCCTCCCGGTAACCCTAACGACGGGGCTATCGCCAGGGACCGCCGTTCCCCACACTGTCCGGATCGCGCTGATAGAACAAGGTATCGTCTTCTCTCGGACAGCAGTGATACGGGTCAATGCGCCAGACTTGGGGGCATCGACGCTGAGGTGCGAGCCGCGCTCTACAAAGCCTAGGGAGCCGGTCACTTGCATCCTGCGGCTGACCAACACCGGCCCCGTCGACGCGTCGAGGGTGACAGTGCAAATCACAGGCACTCTGAGGATTTCCGATGTCCCGTGGACCGGCCCACTCCGGACGGGCGAGACGATCACGCTAACCTGGAAAGTCATCCCATCGGTAGAGGAGGGGTATGTCGTTGCGTTGATAGAAGATGAGGTAGGAGGACGTTGGGAACGCCCATCATGGGTGAAAGTTCAAGCCTGGCG
Above is a window of Anaerolineae bacterium DNA encoding:
- a CDS encoding S8 family serine peptidase; amino-acid sequence: MSPLVQLIQRGADNFTRFRSFRPIRTFFWSLLISSLLMGLLLILSLQHLSASDRAAYREAQTAADRCQNALSANPVAERNRDGAPSSALCALLDPTLARALAQAGPNDLIPVIVVLREQAEPEAVVRLAASPAQARARLIVNLRALADRAQAPLQAYLEAERVAGRVTEYIPFWIFNGLTVRARPEVIRALAARPEIAIIRLDQYRQWIPTPSPLSHPSPALQEREGNIAKSSGDEARTEWNLIRIRAPEVWASLGISGTGVVVAGMDTGADWLHPALQANYRGYNPRGPARHWGNWYDPVTRSLYPIDDHGHGTHTLGIAVGREGIGIAPGARWIGVKVLDRRGYGYDSWIHAGFQWLLAPNNDPTLAPDVVNCSWGSEDATSTIFQNDLRVLRAAGIFVVFANGNRGPGPRTVLSPASLPEAFAVGATDGEDRIASFSSRGPSPWGEIRPHVVAPGVAVRSALPGGVYHAMSGTSMASPHVAGLVALLRSVNSTLDITQTAFLITSTAIPLSSAVSNNDAGWGRIDAFAAVASLMNAGVVQGMVVRAGDGAPIPGATVTAAFHGNGGGGSATTDGSGRYRLSLAPGPYDLTVRAFGYASTTLYGVIITPGATVTANFVLTPLPTGILRVSVTDGATGAPLIATLTVLDTPLETVASTAEFVLPAGIYAIRARALGHYVITTTAQVTPEKVVAITLALPPAPSILLVDSGAWYYGSQIAYYRQALDDLSLAYDEWIIRQPPDDTPTADVLAPYDVVIWSAPQDAPGYIGAQDAITTYLSAGGRLFLSGQDIGFLDAWMPYYEKYLKARLVEDTSNLWTLKGLPGGPFFSLTLSIAGPGGADNQQSPDVITPADLDAAIPILAYAEDGYGGIAAGTCLNYRAIYLSFGFEAIHDRETRREVMRRALDWLTAPAPDVGLELRVVGAMRTSYRHTAIGPPGTVVTHKLRVRNTGRGSTPDIVNPILEGADWLTRLSASYLSLPACTSATLTVSVTVPTIATWNAHDVLTLTLRSTISSSLSATAILTSKAPAPILLVDDDRWYEQVEKYRSAMETAGLPYDLWETHAALGSGGQGSPPAEILRWYPIIVWWTGYDWYEPVNAQEELALMTYLKEGGRLFLTSQDFLYYHTSSPLRPLLGVLTHTEDVTPTVAMVVPENPVGLRGGPWPLTYPYRNFSDGLVPTPGTAVALRDEIWRGIGLARRGIPKKGFAPPEATVFFSFPWETLPEEARSAVIRQVVGYLSWLGGSSFFADRGAASAGATINYTLRLLNDGPIPIIAAVSNAFPSDLGTAPTLVWTGTLSPGEPLTFILPVTLTTGLSPGTAVPHTVRIALIEQGIVFSRTAVIRVNAPDLGASTLRCEPRSTKPREPVTCILRLTNTGPVDASRVTVQITGTLRISDVPWTGPLRTGETITLTWKVIPSVEEGYVVALIEDEVGGRWERPSWVKVQAWRAYLPLILRSR